From a region of the Lactuca sativa cultivar Salinas chromosome 4, Lsat_Salinas_v11, whole genome shotgun sequence genome:
- the LOC111921558 gene encoding receptor homology region, transmembrane domain- and RING domain-containing protein 2 → MLNHWVFGCFLCLLASWVTANVVLMGNNLTLAFDDIEANFAPPVKGSGECGTLFLAEPLDACEPLSNKTIEDSLNQPFLLIVRGGCSFEDKVRRAQSAGFKAAIVYNNDDTDLVAMAGNSGGISIHAVFISKTSGLKLSMYAGITSLELWIIPSFENSAWSIMAISFISLLAMSAVLATCFFVRRHRIRRDRPQASRVREFHGMSSRLVKAMPSLIFTAVLEDNCTSATCAICLEDYSVGDKLRILPCRHKFHTICVDAWLTSWRTFCPVCKRDARTANGDPPASERTPLLSSNPASMASSTILSSAWSSSYASSAAIHIGQSSRTHSISNSNSNLRSVSVASTPYNIHSSLQSNHQSPYGLTPSRSSLDIRNLASSSHRSRASHLLSSNSLGYPSFSPLNSRHLSSYYPSPGNASSSYVWSSSHQPHPLRHSDSAASFSPYASAHSLPED, encoded by the exons ATGTTGAATCATTGGGTGTTCGGTTGCTTTCTATGTTTATTGGCATCCTGGGTGACTGCTAATGTTGTTTTGATGGGGAATAATCTTACTTTAGCTTTTGATGACATCGAAGCTAATTTTG CTCCACCTGTGAAAGGTTCTGGGGAATGTGGAACATTGTTTCTTGCAGAGCCATTGGATGCTTGTGAACCTTTGAGTAATAAAACAATTGAAGACAGCTTAAACCAGCCCTTTTTATTAATAGTTAGAGGAGGATGTAGCTTTGAGGATAAAGTTAGAAGAGCACAATCTGCAGGGTTCAAGGCAGCCATTGTCTATAATAATGATGATACTGATCTTGTTGCAA TGGCGGGTAATTCGGGTGGTATATCGATACACGCGGTATTTATTTCAAAAACATCGGGACTAAAGCTGAGCATGTATGCGGGTATAACTTCATTGGAGCTATGGATTATCCCAAGCTTCGAGAACTCTGCATGGTCAATCATGGCCATATCTTTCATTTCATTGCTTGCCATGTCAGCAGTACTCGCTACATGTTTCTTTGTGCGTAGGCATCGGATAAGACGAGATCGCCCTCAGGCTTCTCGTGTTCGGGAATTTCATGGAATGAGTAGTCGGTTAGTGAAAGCTATGCCGAGTTTAATATTTACAGCTGTTTTAGAAGATAATTGCACTTCTGCCACATGTGCTATATGTCTCGAGGATTATAGCGTCGGGGATAAGCTTAGAATTTTACCATGTCGCCACA AATTTCACACGATTTGCGTGGACGCGTGGCTGACATCATGGCGAACATTCTGCCCTGTTTGCAAGCGCGATGCCAGGACCGCCAACGGGGACCCACCAGCCTCGGAGCGGACCCCGCTACTCTCCTCCAATCCAGCCTCCATGGCATCATCCACCATCTTATCTTCCGCGTGGTCGTCTTCATACGCATCCTCAGCAGCTATTCACATTGGTCAAAGCTCACGTACGCATTCTatttccaattccaattccaaccTCCGTTCCGTTTCCGTTGCCAGTACTCCTTACAATATCCATTCCTCCCTTCAAAGCAATCACCAATCCCCTTACGGCCTTACTCCCTCACGAAGCTCATTAGACATTAGGAATCTCGCATCTTCTTCGCATAGATCCCGTGCCTCTCATTTGCTCTCCTCAAATTCCTTGGGTTACCCTTCCTTCTCACCTCTAAATTCGAGACACCTGTCCTCATATTATCCGAGCCCGGGGAACGCTTCATCGAGTTACGTTTGGTCTTCGAGTCACCAACCGCACCCTTTGCGACACAGCGACTCTGCTGCCAGCTTTTCTCCCTATGCTTCGGCTCACTCGCTTCCAGAAGACTAA